The proteins below are encoded in one region of Candidatus Nezhaarchaeota archaeon:
- a CDS encoding molybdopterin-binding protein gives MLVEIISIGNELLMGRTVNTNAAWLADRVTRLGGVVRRVTVVGDDVDEIASSIREAASRRAELIVTTGGLGTTPDDKTMEGLAKALGAELELNGEAFEMLKEKVGGRAEEPHVKKMAYLPRGAKPLSNPIGAAPGALTQLGSITVVALPGVPMEMKALFELHVEPLIKGRAPRAFYEVEATLEEVYEADLAPVIEEALRRHPQVYVKTHPRLEGGRSIVQVHVARRGASANEVKAEVEEVLSWLIVQAKARGAKLTRSEKARLP, from the coding sequence GTGCTCGTCGAGATAATCTCCATAGGCAACGAGCTCCTCATGGGGAGGACTGTCAATACCAACGCAGCGTGGCTGGCGGACCGAGTAACTAGGCTCGGCGGAGTAGTTAGGAGGGTAACCGTAGTGGGGGACGACGTGGACGAAATAGCCTCGTCGATTCGTGAAGCAGCATCACGCAGAGCTGAGCTAATAGTCACGACTGGAGGCCTCGGAACTACTCCTGACGACAAGACCATGGAGGGCTTGGCTAAGGCCCTAGGAGCTGAGCTAGAGCTTAACGGGGAGGCCTTCGAGATGCTCAAGGAGAAGGTCGGGGGTAGGGCTGAGGAGCCTCACGTTAAGAAGATGGCCTATCTACCTCGCGGGGCTAAGCCTCTGAGCAACCCTATAGGCGCAGCTCCAGGAGCCCTTACTCAGCTAGGCTCGATAACGGTAGTCGCGCTCCCAGGGGTGCCCATGGAGATGAAGGCCCTGTTTGAGCTACACGTAGAGCCGCTAATCAAGGGGAGGGCGCCAAGAGCCTTCTATGAGGTGGAGGCGACCTTGGAAGAGGTTTACGAGGCGGACCTGGCGCCAGTAATCGAGGAGGCCTTGCGCAGGCACCCTCAAGTCTACGTGAAGACGCACCCCAGGCTCGAGGGGGGTAGGTCGATCGTTCAGGTACACGTAGCCCGCCGAGGCGCCAGCGCTAATGAGGTGAAGGCTGAAGTCGAGGAAGTCTTAAGCTGGCTTATTGTTCAAGCTAAGGCCCGCGGAGCAAAGCTTACGCGAAGCGAGAAAGCCCGCCTACCTTAA